In Alphaproteobacteria bacterium, one DNA window encodes the following:
- the map gene encoding type I methionyl aminopeptidase has translation MEDYWRQDERQIKIHAPEDFEGMRKAGRLAAEVLDMLVPRVKPGVTTEQLDKICHDFIVDHGAVPAPLGYRGYPKSICTSINHVVCHGIPGDRVLVDGDVLNIDITVILDGWYGDTSRMFYVGEPKLLARRLSDTTHEAMMRGIAAVKPGARLGDIGHAIQTLAESNRFSVVRDFCGHGLGRIFHDAPNILHYGVAGTGPVLKPGMFFTIEPMINAGRYEVKILGDGWTAVTKDRSLSAQFEHSVGVTETGVEIFTLSPQGLHKPPY, from the coding sequence ATGGAGGATTACTGGCGGCAGGACGAGCGCCAGATCAAGATCCATGCGCCCGAGGATTTCGAGGGCATGCGCAAGGCCGGCCGGCTGGCCGCCGAGGTCCTCGACATGCTGGTGCCGCGGGTCAAGCCGGGCGTCACCACGGAGCAGCTCGACAAGATCTGCCACGACTTCATCGTCGACCACGGCGCCGTGCCCGCCCCGCTGGGCTATCGCGGCTACCCGAAGTCGATCTGCACCTCGATCAACCACGTGGTCTGCCACGGCATCCCGGGCGATCGGGTGCTGGTCGACGGCGACGTGCTGAACATCGACATCACCGTGATCCTCGACGGCTGGTACGGCGACACCAGCCGCATGTTCTATGTCGGCGAGCCCAAGCTGCTGGCGCGCCGCCTGAGCGACACCACGCACGAGGCCATGATGCGCGGCATCGCCGCCGTGAAGCCCGGCGCGCGGCTGGGCGATATCGGCCACGCCATCCAGACACTGGCCGAGAGCAACCGTTTCTCGGTGGTCCGCGATTTCTGCGGCCATGGCCTGGGCCGCATCTTCCACGACGCGCCCAACATCCTGCATTACGGCGTCGCCGGCACCGGCCCTGTCCTCAAGCCGGGCATGTTCTTCACCATCGAGCCGATGATCAACGCCGGCCGTTACGAGGTGAAGATCCTGGGCGACGGCTGGACGGCGGTGACCAAGGACCGCTCGCTCTCGGCGCAGTTCGAGCACTCGGTCGGCGTCACCGAGACCGGCGTCGAGATCTTCACCCTCTCGCCCCAGGGGCTGCACAAGCCGCCCTACTGA
- a CDS encoding group 1 truncated hemoglobin: MNRTTVLARVGGFARVRLVVEEFYDRVLDCPSLQRHFADVDMARLVDHQTKLIAGLMAGGEVIDDGHLQRAHQRLRITGPEFDTLHQLLRDVLEAFDYETGDVEFICGEFAQRRRLVVSAP; this comes from the coding sequence GTGAACCGGACAACCGTCCTGGCGCGCGTCGGCGGCTTCGCCCGCGTGCGCCTCGTGGTCGAGGAGTTCTACGACCGGGTCCTCGACTGTCCGTCACTGCAACGGCACTTCGCCGATGTCGACATGGCGCGGCTTGTCGATCACCAGACGAAGCTGATCGCCGGCCTCATGGCCGGCGGCGAAGTCATCGACGACGGCCATCTGCAGCGGGCGCACCAGCGGCTGCGGATCACCGGACCGGAGTTCGACACTCTGCACCAGCTGCTGCGCGATGTCCTGGAGGCGTTCGACTATGAAACGGGCGATGTCGAGTTCATCTGTGGCGAGTTCGCCCAACGACGCCGTCTTGTCGTCTCCGCCCCCTGA
- the radC gene encoding DNA repair protein RadC, protein MRDGSEIWRIGGNTLTHRDALREAGGTWNRLEQVWEFAGEDPTATVALALAARPATVGHNSREAGEKPHYHGHRQRVRDRALGSGLDGFQDYELLELLLFYGIERIDTKPVAKKLLARFGTLGDVFAADAELLKEFDIDQRTLVLLRALRETGARLARREVVERPVITSWDKLLDYCHAALAHEKTERFNILFLDRKNVLIADETQQRGTVDHTPVYPREVAKRALQLDASAIIMVHNHPSGDPTPSRADIEMTKEVKTALKAVGIELHDHLVIGRKANASFRSLGLL, encoded by the coding sequence ATGCGGGATGGCTCCGAGATCTGGCGCATCGGCGGCAACACGCTGACGCACCGCGACGCGCTGCGCGAGGCCGGCGGCACGTGGAACCGCCTCGAGCAGGTCTGGGAGTTCGCCGGCGAGGATCCGACCGCGACGGTGGCGCTGGCGCTGGCTGCCAGGCCGGCGACCGTCGGCCACAATTCCAGGGAGGCCGGCGAGAAGCCGCATTACCACGGCCATCGCCAGCGCGTTCGCGACCGCGCGCTGGGCTCGGGTCTCGACGGCTTCCAGGACTACGAGCTGCTCGAATTGCTGCTGTTCTACGGCATAGAGCGCATCGACACCAAGCCGGTGGCCAAGAAGCTGCTGGCGCGCTTCGGCACGCTGGGCGACGTCTTCGCCGCAGACGCCGAGCTCCTGAAGGAGTTCGACATCGACCAGCGCACCCTGGTGCTGCTGCGCGCGCTGCGCGAGACCGGCGCGCGGCTGGCGCGGCGCGAGGTGGTCGAGCGGCCGGTGATCACGTCCTGGGACAAGCTGCTCGACTACTGCCACGCCGCGCTGGCGCACGAGAAGACCGAGCGCTTCAACATCCTCTTCCTCGACCGCAAGAACGTGCTGATCGCCGACGAGACCCAGCAGAGGGGCACGGTCGACCACACGCCGGTCTATCCGCGCGAAGTCGCCAAGCGCGCCCTGCAGCTCGACGCCTCGGCGATCATCATGGTGCACAACCATCCCTCGGGCGATCCCACGCCCTCGCGCGCCGACATCGAGATGACGAAAGAGGTAAAGACCGCGCTGAAGGCCGTCGGCATCGAGCTGCACGATCACCTGGTGATCGGCCGCAAGGCCAATGCCAGCTTCAGGAGCCTGGGGCTGCTGTAG
- a CDS encoding adenylate/guanylate cyclase domain-containing protein yields the protein MKRAMSSSSVASSPNDAVLSSPPPEPATLLDAIASGVAVVAPRCWSVLVANARFNSWFPAVAGEGSLTARVPELDIALATREISARDRHSFAVERRLAGRAIGFEVALSMMSGGNLLVEVRDDSRRRRTELMLDSYSRLAEKSLRELQQEKARAERLLLNLMPRAVLQEMREFGTVSPQRFDGATALMLDFVDFSEMAVARDPAALVAELNDIFSALDRISEMFGCERIKTNGDSYMAVCGLPERNSDHAASVAHAALRMRGYIDRRNRANSNQWRCRIGIASGPVVGSIVGVNKYVYDVFGPAVNLAARLERIAAPMQIMLAKETAALLGGAFTCLPRAVCHLKGFGAHQVYELLGGGGVEGRQGSGLALLPDPTAAPGS from the coding sequence ATGAAACGGGCGATGTCGAGTTCATCTGTGGCGAGTTCGCCCAACGACGCCGTCTTGTCGTCTCCGCCCCCTGAGCCGGCAACCCTGCTTGACGCGATCGCGAGCGGCGTCGCCGTGGTCGCGCCACGCTGCTGGTCGGTACTCGTTGCCAATGCGCGCTTCAATTCCTGGTTTCCCGCCGTCGCGGGCGAGGGTTCGCTGACGGCGCGCGTTCCGGAGCTCGATATCGCCCTGGCGACGCGGGAAATCTCCGCCCGGGATCGGCATTCCTTCGCCGTCGAGCGGCGGCTGGCGGGTCGCGCGATCGGGTTCGAGGTTGCGCTGTCGATGATGTCGGGAGGCAACCTGCTGGTCGAGGTCCGCGACGACAGCAGGCGTCGCCGCACCGAGCTCATGCTCGATTCATACTCGAGGCTGGCGGAAAAGAGCCTGCGCGAGCTTCAACAGGAGAAGGCGCGTGCCGAACGGCTCCTTCTGAACCTGATGCCGCGGGCGGTCCTGCAGGAGATGCGCGAGTTTGGCACGGTTTCGCCGCAGCGATTCGACGGAGCTACGGCCCTCATGCTCGATTTCGTCGACTTCTCGGAGATGGCGGTCGCCCGCGATCCGGCGGCCCTGGTGGCCGAGCTGAATGACATCTTTTCCGCCTTGGACCGCATTTCCGAGATGTTCGGCTGCGAACGCATCAAGACGAACGGCGATTCCTATATGGCGGTTTGCGGGCTTCCGGAGCGCAACAGTGACCATGCCGCCAGTGTCGCGCATGCGGCGTTGCGAATGCGCGGCTACATAGACCGCCGCAACCGGGCAAACAGCAATCAATGGCGTTGTCGCATCGGCATCGCGAGCGGTCCGGTCGTCGGCTCGATCGTCGGCGTCAACAAGTATGTCTACGACGTCTTCGGCCCGGCCGTGAATCTTGCCGCCAGGCTCGAGAGGATCGCCGCGCCCATGCAGATCATGCTGGCGAAGGAGACGGCGGCTCTGCTGGGCGGCGCGTTCACCTGCCTGCCGCGCGCCGTTTGCCACCTGAAGGGCTTCGGCGCGCATCAGGTCTACGAATTGCTCGGTGGCGGCGGTGTCGAAGGCCGGCAAGGCTCGGGGTTGGCGCTCTTGCCCGATCCTACAGCAGCCCCAGGCTCCTGA
- a CDS encoding OsmC family protein encodes MIHQHAAVQEPTFLNGLNVQAALETIDAVKADPVLARFQFRARNRWITGGENRSTIRDFYGARQEDASRADAFEFVNGEPPILLGNNEGANPVEFLLHALAGCVTTTLVLHAMARGVRIRELSTMLEGDLDIRGLLALDESVSPGYEQIRIQLDVKADCSEAELDELIAHAQRHSPVCSTVCRPVEVVIERRRIRGDGGTAP; translated from the coding sequence ATGATACATCAGCACGCCGCCGTCCAGGAACCGACCTTCCTCAACGGGCTCAACGTCCAGGCCGCCCTGGAAACCATCGACGCCGTCAAGGCCGATCCTGTCCTGGCCCGGTTCCAGTTCCGGGCTCGCAATCGCTGGATCACCGGCGGAGAGAACCGCTCGACCATCCGCGATTTCTACGGTGCCCGCCAGGAGGACGCCTCGAGGGCGGACGCTTTCGAGTTCGTCAACGGCGAGCCGCCGATCCTGCTGGGCAACAACGAGGGCGCCAATCCGGTCGAGTTCCTGCTGCACGCGCTGGCGGGCTGCGTGACGACGACGCTGGTGCTCCACGCCATGGCGCGCGGCGTCCGCATCCGCGAGCTGTCGACGATGCTGGAGGGCGACCTGGACATCAGGGGGCTGCTCGCCCTGGACGAGTCGGTGTCGCCGGGATACGAGCAGATCCGCATCCAGCTGGACGTCAAGGCGGACTGCAGCGAGGCCGAGCTCGACGAGCTGATCGCCCATGCCCAGCGGCACTCGCCCGTTTGCAGCACGGTGTGCCGGCCCGTTGAAGTCGTCATCGAGCGCAGGCGCATTCGAGGCGACGGCGGAACGGCGCCGTGA